Proteins from one Suncus etruscus isolate mSunEtr1 chromosome 3, mSunEtr1.pri.cur, whole genome shotgun sequence genomic window:
- the LOC126004261 gene encoding high affinity copper uptake protein 1-like gives MDHSTTLPPHHHPSHTSGTQSHDGSTHTSMTMPMTFYFGYQNVELLFAGLVINSAAAMAGAFLAVFLLAVGYEGLKRAREELLHKTQQCTPVPGPTGTCPPEKPQGACQPLLRCDLLVQTALHVLQVLLSYLLMLTAMTYNAYLGLAVVAGAGTGYWLFGGKKAQDVPSPDLDWDEVQLSGMPCKNFPLKPSLELTGATADLRD, from the coding sequence ATGGACCACAGCACCACTCTGCCACCTCATCACCATCCCTCGCACACCTCGGGAACCCAATCCCACGACGGCAGCACACACACGTCCATGACGATGCCCATGACCTTCTACTTCGGCTACCAGAACGTGGAGCTGCTGTTTGCTGGGCTGGTGATCAACTCAGCTGCAGCCATGGCCGGGGCTTTCCTGGCCGTGTTTCTGCTCGCGGTGGGCTACGAAGGCCTCAAGAGAGCCCGCGAGGAGCTTCTGCACAAGACCCAGCAGTGCACGCCTGTCCCTGGACCCACAGGAACCTGCCCCCCAGAGAAGCCCCAGGGTGCCTGCCAGCCACTGCTGAGGTGCGACCTCCTGGTGCAGACGGCCCTGCACGTGCTCCAAGTGCTCCTGAGCTACCTGCTGATGCTCACGGCCATGACCTACAACGCCTACCTGGGCCTGGCAGTGGTGGCAGGCGCAGGCACCGGCTACTGGCTCTTTGGGGGCAAGAAGGCGCAGGACGTGCCTTCTCCGGACCTTGACTGGGATGAGGTGCAGCTCTCGGGAATGCCCTGTAAAAACTTCCCCTTGAAGCCTTCTCTGGAGTTGACTGGGGCTACTGCTGACCTGAGGGACTAG